In Montipora capricornis isolate CH-2021 chromosome 4, ASM3666992v2, whole genome shotgun sequence, a single genomic region encodes these proteins:
- the LOC138047463 gene encoding guanine nucleotide-binding protein subunit beta-like protein 1, which yields MANRPPPDPIYVFRGPEAAINVLKFGSKATRNEGLLISGSAKGIITLWSLKTKRTELKLDGHDGQAILAADFLAGGEVISHGRDGRLKIWCCSEGRSEVVHSTQAPFLGFCQFCCLRVGHESNWIALPSSKQSQVDVLDLESKKILFSLKPEDEKSTGLCMCLSFFMSPKTDKPLLTAGYENGQLILWDVTEKKILSTRTVHMETVLCMDVDKENAKLITGSADNKLCVSSIASWSTLAMDKEIELKNPGLASVKIRSDCKILATGGWDGRLRIYNWKKLTPLAYLNYHTDTVNAVDFSDDLPEYGQLLAAGGKDTRISLWSLYNDRSETEK from the exons ATGGCAAATAGACCTCCTCCAGACCCGATTTACGTTTTCCGGGGTCCTGAAGCGGCTATTAATGTGCTCAAATTTGGGTCAAAGGCCACAAGAAATGAAGGACTCTTAATATCTGG GTCTGCCAAAGGAATAATCACACTTTGGAgtcttaaaacaaaaagaacagaactcaAACTGGATGGTCATGATGGACAGGCCATCCTTGCAGCTGATTTTCTTGCTGGTGGAGAAGTAATCAG ccATGGCCGAGATGGACGTTTAAAAATTTGGTGCTGTAGTGAAGGAAGATCTGAAGTAGTGCACAGTACTCAAGCACCATTTCTTGGATTTTGCCAGTTTTGCTGTTTAAGAGTAG GCCATGAGTCTAACTGGATTGCTTTGCCATCATCTAAACAATCACAG GTAGATGTTCTTGACCTTGAgtcaaaaaaaatccttttctcTCTAAAACCAGAAGATGAAAAGTCAACTG GTTTGTGCATGTGTTTGTCCTTTTTCATGAGTCCCAAGACAGACAAGCCTCTGTTGACTGCTGGATATGAAAATGGTCAGCTAATACTCTGGGATgttacggaaaaaaaaatattgagtacAAGAACTGTACACATGGAAACAG TTTTGTGCATGGATGTagacaaagaaaatgcaaaattaaTCACTGGGTCAGCAGACAACAAATTATGTGTTTCATCGATTGCTTCATGG AGCACCCTAGCAATGGATAAAGAAATCGAGCTTAAGAACCCTGGGCTTGCTTCTGTTAAGATCCGAAGTGACTGCAAAATACTGGCGACAGGTGGATGGGATGGCAG GTTACGGATCTACAACTGGAAGAAACTAACACCACTGGCTTATCTTAACTATCACACAGACACAGTCAACGCGGTAGATTTCTCTGATGACCTTCCCGAATATGGTCAGCTTCTCGCTGCTGGCGGCAAAGATACCAGGATAAGTTTGTGGTCGCTGTACAATGACAGATCTGAGACGGAAAAGTAG
- the LOC138047459 gene encoding carbohydrate sulfotransferase 4-like isoform X1 translates to MYRRTTRRKGKSVEEKMVRKRKLKYLFALLLTLAFVSLGFLISYTERSHPNCVKIAQNTFHASRDVLSDVSETAQPLKSSSGRNRSQYNLTNASLHSTSKRLVLLIVAHGRSGSTFLADIFNQHPRVFYIFEPLHVLNARLLKPGVYDIHAFDLLHRIFQCDFSNVTQHSGVFYRFKSRAMSSPPFCKYNPGDPSWDFKHCSPVKREDLEYSCKMQHDTIVYKLLLERIPGQSIANIFQVCEKAGLACNVIHLIRDIRPVMISSKMVSFFKEVNQKSKPSLRQYVYSRCEMTEKNLHIVKTLQPTFRKRYAIVRYEDLAKQPLTLLQYLYDFAGLEVLDSIKLWLRNVTHPSETKLKEQANNPVSVVRDSVKTLNKWRIVADSCEVNVIERYCRDVMEFLGYVQTRGSDALLRNLTTPLFRDTYPLQEWNTG, encoded by the exons ATGTACCG GAGGACTAcaagaaggaaaggaaaatcAGTTGAAGAGAAGATggtcagaaaaagaaaactgaagtaTTTATTTGCCCTGCTTTTAACACTTGCTTTCGTCTCGCTTGGATTTCTCATCAGCTACACAGAGAGATCTCATCCAAACTGTGTCAAAATTGCACAGAACACATTTCACGCCTCAAGAGATGTACTTTCTGATGTCTCAGAAACAGCTCAGCCTCTGAAGTCTTCAAGTGGACGCAATAGATCCCAGTATAATTTAACAAATGCATCGTTGCATTCAACGAGCAAACGCCTGGTTTTGTTAATCGTGGCTCATGGCAGATCCGGTTCTACTTTCCTGGCTGATATTTTTAATCAACATCCGCgagtattttacatttttgagccATTACATGTCTTGAATGCTAGATTACTCAAACCGGGTGTTTATGATATCCATGCCTTCGATTTACTTCACCGTATTTTTCAGTGTGATTTCAGCAACGTAACGCAACATTCTGGAGTATTTTATCGTTTTAAAAGTCGGGCAATGAGCTCTCCTCCGTTTTGCAAATACAACCCAGGAGACCCAAGCTGGGATTTTAAACACTGCTCACCTGTTAAACGAGAAGATCTTGAGTATTCATGCAAAATGCAGCATGATACGATTGTCTATAAATTGCTTTTAGAGAGAATACCGGGTCAGTCTATCGCCAACATATTTCAAGTATGCGAGAAGGCTGGACTTGCGTGCAATGTGATTCACCTGATCCGTGATATAAGACCAGTTATGATCTCCTCCAAGATGGTGTCGTTTTTTAAAGAGGTGAATCAGAAATCGAAACCGTCGCTGCGACAGTACGTTTATTCTCGTTGTGAAATGACGGAGAAAAATCTCCATATAGTGAAAACGCTTCAGCCAACTTTTCGGAAGAGGTATGCGATCGTTCGTTATGAAGATCTGGCAAAACAGCCCTTGACTCTTCTACAATATTTGTACGACTTTGCAGGACTTGAGGTGTTGGATAGTATAAAACTGTGGCTTAGGAACGTAACTCATCCAAGTGAGacaaaattgaaagagcaaGCGAATAATCCTGTGTCCGTTGTGAGAGATTCTGTAAAAACACTAAATAAATGGCGGATTGTGGCAGATAGTTGCGAAGTAAATGTCATTGAGAGGTACTGCCGAGATGTGATGGAATTTCTGGGTTATGTACAAACTCGAGGATCAGATGCACTGCTTCGAAATCTAACAACTCCTCTGTTTAGAGATACATATCCACTTCAAGAATGGAATACaggataa
- the LOC138047459 gene encoding carbohydrate sulfotransferase 4-like isoform X2 — translation MVRKRKLKYLFALLLTLAFVSLGFLISYTERSHPNCVKIAQNTFHASRDVLSDVSETAQPLKSSSGRNRSQYNLTNASLHSTSKRLVLLIVAHGRSGSTFLADIFNQHPRVFYIFEPLHVLNARLLKPGVYDIHAFDLLHRIFQCDFSNVTQHSGVFYRFKSRAMSSPPFCKYNPGDPSWDFKHCSPVKREDLEYSCKMQHDTIVYKLLLERIPGQSIANIFQVCEKAGLACNVIHLIRDIRPVMISSKMVSFFKEVNQKSKPSLRQYVYSRCEMTEKNLHIVKTLQPTFRKRYAIVRYEDLAKQPLTLLQYLYDFAGLEVLDSIKLWLRNVTHPSETKLKEQANNPVSVVRDSVKTLNKWRIVADSCEVNVIERYCRDVMEFLGYVQTRGSDALLRNLTTPLFRDTYPLQEWNTG, via the coding sequence ATggtcagaaaaagaaaactgaagtaTTTATTTGCCCTGCTTTTAACACTTGCTTTCGTCTCGCTTGGATTTCTCATCAGCTACACAGAGAGATCTCATCCAAACTGTGTCAAAATTGCACAGAACACATTTCACGCCTCAAGAGATGTACTTTCTGATGTCTCAGAAACAGCTCAGCCTCTGAAGTCTTCAAGTGGACGCAATAGATCCCAGTATAATTTAACAAATGCATCGTTGCATTCAACGAGCAAACGCCTGGTTTTGTTAATCGTGGCTCATGGCAGATCCGGTTCTACTTTCCTGGCTGATATTTTTAATCAACATCCGCgagtattttacatttttgagccATTACATGTCTTGAATGCTAGATTACTCAAACCGGGTGTTTATGATATCCATGCCTTCGATTTACTTCACCGTATTTTTCAGTGTGATTTCAGCAACGTAACGCAACATTCTGGAGTATTTTATCGTTTTAAAAGTCGGGCAATGAGCTCTCCTCCGTTTTGCAAATACAACCCAGGAGACCCAAGCTGGGATTTTAAACACTGCTCACCTGTTAAACGAGAAGATCTTGAGTATTCATGCAAAATGCAGCATGATACGATTGTCTATAAATTGCTTTTAGAGAGAATACCGGGTCAGTCTATCGCCAACATATTTCAAGTATGCGAGAAGGCTGGACTTGCGTGCAATGTGATTCACCTGATCCGTGATATAAGACCAGTTATGATCTCCTCCAAGATGGTGTCGTTTTTTAAAGAGGTGAATCAGAAATCGAAACCGTCGCTGCGACAGTACGTTTATTCTCGTTGTGAAATGACGGAGAAAAATCTCCATATAGTGAAAACGCTTCAGCCAACTTTTCGGAAGAGGTATGCGATCGTTCGTTATGAAGATCTGGCAAAACAGCCCTTGACTCTTCTACAATATTTGTACGACTTTGCAGGACTTGAGGTGTTGGATAGTATAAAACTGTGGCTTAGGAACGTAACTCATCCAAGTGAGacaaaattgaaagagcaaGCGAATAATCCTGTGTCCGTTGTGAGAGATTCTGTAAAAACACTAAATAAATGGCGGATTGTGGCAGATAGTTGCGAAGTAAATGTCATTGAGAGGTACTGCCGAGATGTGATGGAATTTCTGGGTTATGTACAAACTCGAGGATCAGATGCACTGCTTCGAAATCTAACAACTCCTCTGTTTAGAGATACATATCCACTTCAAGAATGGAATACaggataa